The following coding sequences are from one Leptospira levettii window:
- the hemH gene encoding ferrochelatase, with product MTTNNEKTLILVNLGGPRTSSEIEVFLRDLFSDPFVFDLPLPEFLRIRLARFIAKKRAPKVQSTYESMGFGGGSPLVDETEKQAKVLELILNQQTKVKWKVKVSMTCGYPNIREDEFTKPDANTLYLPLYPQFSRSTVLSTLAILESKFGECPVGSGGYIPHFGLEPKFHQITARFIYEFFTNQLKSDDFLHYPHETPNCDWKDLDLIFSAHGVPMRLIHKGDRYMEDVEICVKKISEELRKFGFRGNVHVSYQSKVGPAKWTEPNTIQMITSLSKEGKHIAVNPISFVSDHLETLEEIGEQFKELTLKNGGKSFVRIPAFGIYKPFMEYLAERVLLADTMVNECICKKNGGESLKHCRFKN from the coding sequence ATGACAACTAATAATGAAAAAACTTTGATCCTTGTGAATTTGGGAGGACCTCGAACATCCTCTGAAATTGAAGTATTCCTAAGAGATTTATTTTCAGATCCATTTGTATTCGATTTGCCATTGCCTGAATTTTTACGCATTCGATTGGCAAGGTTCATCGCAAAAAAACGGGCTCCTAAAGTGCAAAGTACTTATGAATCTATGGGTTTTGGAGGTGGTTCTCCCCTTGTGGACGAAACAGAAAAACAAGCAAAGGTTTTGGAATTAATTCTTAACCAACAAACGAAAGTAAAATGGAAGGTAAAAGTTTCCATGACTTGCGGATATCCTAATATTAGAGAGGATGAGTTTACCAAACCCGATGCAAATACTTTGTATTTACCACTTTACCCTCAATTTTCCAGGTCTACCGTATTATCAACATTGGCGATTTTAGAATCTAAGTTTGGTGAATGCCCAGTGGGAAGTGGTGGTTATATCCCACATTTTGGTTTGGAACCAAAGTTTCACCAAATCACTGCTAGGTTTATTTATGAGTTTTTTACAAACCAATTAAAATCCGATGATTTTTTACATTATCCGCATGAAACTCCGAATTGTGATTGGAAAGACCTAGATCTAATTTTTTCTGCTCATGGTGTTCCTATGCGACTCATTCACAAGGGTGATCGTTATATGGAAGATGTAGAAATTTGCGTCAAAAAAATTTCTGAGGAATTGCGAAAGTTTGGTTTCAGAGGCAATGTACATGTTTCTTACCAAAGTAAAGTTGGCCCTGCCAAATGGACAGAACCAAACACCATTCAAATGATTACATCACTTTCCAAAGAAGGCAAACACATAGCAGTGAATCCCATTAGTTTTGTGAGTGATCACTTGGAAACATTAGAAGAAATTGGAGAACAGTTTAAAGAACTCACATTGAAAAATGGCGGAAAATCTTTTGTCCGTATCCCTGCATTTGGTATCTACAAACCATTTATGGAATACTTGGCAGAACGAGTGTTACTTGCCGATACAATGGTAAATGAATGTATTTGTAAAAAAAATGGAGGAGAATCGTTAAAACATTGTCGATTCAAAAATTGA
- a CDS encoding NAD(P)-binding protein, translating to MKENVHILGGGITGLFMAYHQVKKGNSVTLYEEKDTLGGVIGTLNKPEGLVELAANGILLTNDIKSMLDDIGLSPVFPKKASKRRYFWINQKLSQFPISILAGTKLLYSIFLKKLKFDPNLNFENWGNQMFGSSVTKNIIEPALGGIYGTRLSELQPETIFSKWDGRGNSTIFKEIKKNKKKTYGTVSFPNGMGDLVTHLVSYLSPKITIKTGFSFSNLNEIQNLDGSVKICISLKNLLPILDSEIKFESKPNLLTISTLTRFGETKLTKKPCFGVLFGKNEGVNALGVLCNSDIFDGRVKNKLNSETWIYPNLNANIRNDSIESVLEKDRSFITKKTESKVAVYRKTWEGVFPAYDSHLFKFNQFLDQFELNWLSQGKNIKFYGNYRKGIGLRSIFESTMF from the coding sequence ATGAAGGAAAATGTCCATATCTTAGGAGGTGGGATTACTGGCCTTTTTATGGCATACCACCAAGTAAAAAAAGGAAATTCTGTCACACTGTATGAAGAAAAAGATACATTAGGTGGTGTGATAGGAACACTAAACAAACCGGAAGGTTTAGTAGAACTTGCTGCCAATGGAATTCTTTTGACTAATGATATCAAATCCATGTTAGATGACATAGGTTTATCACCTGTATTCCCCAAAAAAGCATCAAAACGAAGGTATTTTTGGATCAATCAAAAATTATCACAGTTCCCAATCTCAATCTTAGCAGGTACAAAATTACTATACTCGATTTTTCTCAAAAAACTTAAATTTGATCCAAATCTAAATTTTGAAAATTGGGGAAATCAAATGTTTGGATCTTCTGTTACAAAAAACATCATAGAACCTGCTTTAGGTGGAATTTACGGTACACGTTTGTCAGAATTACAACCAGAAACTATTTTTTCAAAATGGGACGGCAGAGGTAACAGTACGATTTTTAAAGAGATCAAAAAAAACAAAAAGAAAACCTACGGAACGGTTTCTTTTCCCAATGGAATGGGTGATCTTGTTACCCATCTAGTCTCTTACTTATCTCCAAAAATTACCATCAAAACTGGTTTTTCATTTTCTAACTTAAACGAAATTCAAAATTTAGATGGTTCTGTCAAAATTTGTATTTCACTTAAAAATTTATTACCAATTCTCGATTCGGAAATCAAATTCGAATCGAAACCAAATTTGTTGACTATTTCCACCTTGACAAGGTTTGGTGAAACTAAGCTAACAAAAAAACCATGTTTCGGTGTATTATTTGGCAAAAATGAAGGAGTGAATGCGTTAGGTGTTTTATGTAATTCCGATATTTTTGATGGTCGAGTCAAAAATAAATTAAATTCCGAAACTTGGATATATCCCAATTTAAATGCTAATATTCGTAACGATTCGATTGAATCTGTTTTAGAAAAAGATAGATCTTTCATCACAAAAAAAACAGAATCGAAAGTAGCTGTTTACCGAAAAACATGGGAAGGTGTTTTCCCTGCGTATGACTCTCATTTATTCAAGTTCAACCAGTTTCTTGATCAATTTGAATTAAACTGGTTGTCCCAAGGAAAAAATATCAAATTTTATGGAAATTACAGAAAAGGAATTGGCCTTAGATCAATTTTTGAATCGACAATGTTTTAA